GACCTCGGCCTAACCCTAGAACAGAGAGAGGAGCAAGGAAAAACAGAAAATGACTCGTGGCTTGGAGGCTCACCTGTCCAAGGGGCAGGTGAGATATATATATCCACCCTCGGGGggcgaccagtcagaccggtttcccagaccggtcagaccggtccctcccaAATTTGACCTCCACCTTGACTCAtacactaaaacgcccgtaggggcaaaaccggaaagggTACAAGATATCATCCGACggtggagtttctttcttcgactcgaagccttctccacgatgccgccacgtcgatgaagatctggtccgcggttttggagggtccgcgaaacccgggtaggtggccggttttgagaaaaccgccaaaactccatgcGCGGGAAGATTtctgcctccacgccgtggcacTAGACACCATTCCCAcatcggccttctgacggccctagacgccgcccgacgcccgtcacctcctcgcccgcagcgaggccctagacgccgtcgacgcccgttcctccgccagtcccgagaccgacgcccgtgccttcacgacttggcgtcttcaaccgccgtctgccagcttggttttgtggcgcaaaccaagaaacccgccatccgtcgctgcttgcgccctcgatccaggagtggacgccacagctgccgcccggcctgagctcgtccacggcaactctctgtcgacactcgacgcccgtgtacctgcaaccaaagaccaagcacacgatcacaccgcacggttgataatttactcatcacagccaggagtgagtactgctcattcctcaaATTGTTTTAGGTTCCTTGAACAACGAAGTAACAAGGATGATGTGACAGATGGAGCCTTTGTTAACTCGAAGCGATAAAATTGTTTATGACAGCCCCTTCCCAATCAAAGCAGAAATATCCATCTAGTAGATTACTGATGTGCTGGATGTGATGATGTTTTATTGTTGTCTCAGTCAAAACAAATGATACAGACAGGTTGGCAAACGAAGGTTACACTGTATATATATTaataaggaaaaagaaaaagaatcatGCATGTACTTAATTGCTCTCGTATACTAAAGTACAGATATTTGTAGCCATTAGTAGGTACTTACATATTGCAGAAACTTGTTTTAGCAAGTGTTCGAGAAGAAGGAATAGTTATTGAATTGAATGCAtacatatgtatgtatatatctgAAAGCAACCTGTGACAGAAGAAAAATTATATTcgacaaggaagaaagaagaCACATTTCTTGCCGGCAAGGGATAGCTAGCATCGTGAAATAGTGGCCTCTTATTCGGTCTTGCATCATTGTCAATCTAGCTAGAAACGTGGTCCTGGTGCGTGTCTGAATGATATCCATGAGATGGAGCAAGGGAAGTAGAGAAGTCAAGCACGCCTTGTTCATTAGCCTATTGTGTGACTGCAGAAAAGAAAGCAACCGGGAGCATTTTTTTCCAATATAATGCGGTTGCTTTCGATTTGAAGGACAGAGACGTCCTATACACAAGGCAAATACTTCATGGTATTCGTCAGGCAACATTAATCGTAAGTTTATCAAAGAAAATATTGTGGATGAGAGAAATTAATTTTaccatgtattttttttatcgAACACGCAGGAAAGTTGTGTatcattgtattttttttattcttgTTATTAGTTAGGCTTCAATTGTAGTTAGAAATATAATGGTAGATGCAGAGGAAGTTTTGACTGAATCAGTAATCTTTTTTTCTATCTATTAGTTTTGTTGTATGCAGTAACATTGTTATTATTAGTTTTGTTTGGAGAGATGCCAAAATCAACTTGCGGGAATCCTTTTTAAAAAAACGAATTTTCTTTTGTGAAAACGAAAGTGTCTTGGGAATAATCTTGCTTGAACCTACTAATTCTTTCACTGTCAAAGGGTCGGGCCCACAGCTCACCAAGACAAGTGGCCATTGGATGTGGCGACGACTCTCCTACCCAAGCAATTAAGGACACGAAACCACGTCTGTATACGTCTCTATATAAAAGCCGGGGTGCTGGGGTTGAGCCTCTTCATTCAGCTGAGTGTGCTCGATCATCAAGCAATCAACAAAGCCTCCCAATTATCCTTTCATCAGATCATCTTCCTTCTTCCAAGATGTCTTGCAGCTGCGGATCAAGCTGCAACTGCGGCTCCAACTGCAAGTGCGGGTATGTTACGTATTCCATATATCTATACAtattactaaagcgagtaaggtttccacctCAAACTTTGGTTTGGTCCGTCTTATGTAGTCTCTCTAATTTGCTGCTGGCTGTTACAACAAATATAATCTTGCCTTGACTTTGTTGCAGCAAGATGTACCCTGACCTTGAGGAgaagagcagcggcggcgctcaggCCACCATCGTCCTCGGCGTGGCCCCGGAGAAGAAGGCCGGCCAGTTCGAGGCGGCGGCAGAGTCCGGCGAGACCGCCCACGCCTGCAAGTGCGGTAACAGCTGCAGCTGCGACCCCTGCAACTGCTGATTTCGATGGGGAACGTCAGAACAcacctgcatgcatgcatgctagcTACTACCTACTACTCTGCTTGTGTGTGACTTGATGATTGAACAAGAATAAGGATGAGCCTGAGCCATCATGTCTCATGTATCGGTTTGGCTCCGGCCTCATCAAGCATGCATGCGTCGTCTGCCCCTCTGTGTGCTTTGCGTCCGTCCTGTGTCTGTATGTGTTGATCATTGCAAAGAAACCATGCAGGCATACATCTTTGCATGTGTCTCTGTAATGATCGGTCCAGAGTGATGAATATATAAAACTGGTTTGCTTTATCTGCCTAATGCGTATTTATCGTCTTAATTTGGATCGTCTTTGCAAAATGGAAAAAAACAGGTTCCAGCCTCTGCACCGGGTTTTGGATGGATACCGTACCAAATTGTTGGTTTCTTTCTTCAGGTCTTCAGTGCTTCAAGTTTGGAATTGGATACCACAACAAATAGGGATCACCTCTACTTTAGAATATACAAGAAATCATGTCGCCGAAAATTAGCACTGGCAACAGAGCAATATAATAGAGACCTTTAGTTTTCTACTGCTAAAAAAGATTCAGACTATGTTACAACTAAAACCAACCCTCGCACGGGCAGGCAAAATAATAAAACTATGGACTGCCTACAGTTCTCAACTGCTAAGAACCATCCCTATGCTATTTCAGCAACATCATATCATCCGAAGCGATGGCATATATACTACCATCATCCTATGACTGAAAAAATTTTCCAACAAAGAAAGTACAATTCCCAGCAATAATCAGAGCACTGAGGAGGCTTTGCTTGGTCACACACAATTCATCCATGAGAGAAACAAACCACCATGTTCTCCGCAGCTGTGCACTATATTGAAGCTTCTAACCATTGACACTGTAGTGGCAAAACATATTTATGTCAGGGTTACAAGATCAGCTCAATATGGCTTTTTACCGAGATCAACAGGAAATACTCAAAGTAAACTGATTAAGGACCAAGGCATCAA
The genomic region above belongs to Panicum virgatum strain AP13 chromosome 8N, P.virgatum_v5, whole genome shotgun sequence and contains:
- the LOC120684601 gene encoding metallothionein-like protein 1A encodes the protein MSCSCGSSCNCGSNCKCGKMYPDLEEKSSGGAQATIVLGVAPEKKAGQFEAAAESGETAHACKCGNSCSCDPCNC